Proteins encoded by one window of Carassius auratus strain Wakin unplaced genomic scaffold, ASM336829v1 scaf_tig00011703, whole genome shotgun sequence:
- the LOC113073250 gene encoding dnaJ homolog subfamily C member 5-like: MAEQRQRALSTSGEALYQVLGLDKNCTHDDIKRSYRKLALKYHPDKNPDNPDATDKFKELNNANAVLSDVTKRNIYDKYGSLGLYVSQQFGEENVNTYFMLSSWWAKGLFAICGLLTGCYFCCCLCCCFNCCCGKCKPHTPGEEDPECYVSPEDLEEQIRTDNERDGDTPIVMQPTNASEKTQLIGDGHRTYT, encoded by the exons ATGGCTGAACAAAGGCAACGAGCCCTGTCCACATCAGGAGAGGCTTTGTACCAGGTTCTTGGGCTTGACAAGAACTGCACTCATGATGACATCAAGAGATCCTACAG gaagCTTGCTTTGAAATATCATCCTGACAAGAACCCCGATAACCCCGATGCCACTGACAAATTTAAAGAGCTCAACAATGCAAATGCTGTGCTGTCTGACGTCACTAAGAGGAACATTTACGACAAGTACGGCTCCCTGGGTCTGTATGTGTCGCAGCAGTTTGGGGAGGAGAATGTGAACACATACTTTATGCTCTCCAGCTGGTGGGCAAAG GGTCTGTTTGCCATCTGTGGCTTGCTGACAGGTTGCTATTTCTGTTGTTGTCTGTGCTGCTGTTTCAACTGCTGTTGTGGGAAGTGCAAACCGCACACACCTGGTGAAGAGGACCCGGAGTGCTATGTGTCTCCCGAAGACCTGGAGGAGCAGATCCGCACAGACAACGAGAGAG ATGGCGACACTCCGATTGTGATGCAGCCAACCAATGCTAGTGAGAAGACCCAGCTGATCGGTGATGGACACAGAACATACACCTAA
- the LOC113073254 gene encoding uncharacterized protein LOC113073254, with amino-acid sequence MAVDEHCIPGMDRVDALAECLVELRTQTSLTLTNQQVATIVGLWQNLDKFDKDRVVYAARHQDRLLTGRFRSPKKKAVFTPGVDSTKRCVLGSSGSPAQWPNCCRLVEMIFIRLCNIHRSPKKQRTECLSRWDLILRDYRKIRQLILSNGTVMSDTTLQLVEVNQRTLTTWHNNRLKGQEVSLLLQGLDLPEARPVALDVLPPARVQPVVPPQYSHQLHTYQMPPDTAGQAKTKFRKIAPSATCTSATATSIWPSAVHPQRSATSSQLRTICPRPTAPHPLVPDTPTAPVVSQMFLVPCPAPFSTINPGAISSEPPANDTATPTKRSYNRTVKANSCRKCGQFRTQETGHSQYKGKIYCPNKETITKEQWLQIMRR; translated from the exons ATG GCTGTTGACGAACACTGCATTCCTGGAATGGACCGGGTGGATGCGTTGGCAGAGTGTCTGGTGGAGCTGCGCACACAGACAAGCCTCACACTTACCAACCAACAAGTTGCGACCATTGTGGGTCTGTGGCAGAACCTGGACAAATTTGATAAAGACAGGGTGGTGTATGCTGCTCGTCATCAAGACAGGCTACTTACAGGACGTTTTAGGTCCCCAAAAAAGAAAGCTGTCTTCACTCCTGGTGTCGACAGCACAAAAAGGTGTGTTTTGGGTTCTAGCGGCTCTCCAGCACAGTGGCCTAATTGCTGTCGCCTTGTTGAAATGATTTTCATAAGGTTATGTAACATCCACCGAAGCCCCAAGAAACAGCGGACAGAATGTCTGTCTAGATGGGATCTCATTCTTCGTGATTACAGAAAAATTCGGCAGCTAATCCTGAGCAATGGAACGGTGATGAGTGACACAACCCTTCAGCTAGTTGAGGTAAATCAGAGGACCCTTACGACATGGCACAATAACCGTTTAAAGGGTCAGGAGGTCTCCTTGCTGTTGCAAGGGCTGGACCTTCCAGAGGCACGTCCAGTGGCTTTGGATGTTTTGCCTCCAGCACGAGTACAGCCTGTTGTGCCTCCACAATATAGCCACCAGTTGCATACCTACCAGATGCCACCAGACACAGCTGGACAGGCAAAGACAAAGTTTAGAAAGATTGCGCCCTCAGCTACCTGTACATCTGCCACAGCAACTTCAATCTGGCCATCAGCCGTACACCCTCAGCGTTCAGCCACGTCCAGCCAGCTAAGGACAATTTGTCCCAGGCCGACAGCACCACACCCATTGGTTCCTGACACACCCACTGCCCCTGttgtgtctcagatgtttctggtGCCCTGCCCAGCCCCATTTTCCACCATTAACCCTGGAGCAATTTCCTCTGAGCCACCTGCAAATGACACAGCCACTCCAACCAAACGATCGTACAATCGCACTGTAAAAGCAAATTCGTGCAGAAAGTGTGGCCAATTTCGTACTCAAGAAACTGGCCATAGCCAGTACAAAGGCAAAATATATTGCCCTAATAAAGAAACAATTACAAAGGAGCAGTGGTTACAGATTATGAGAAGAtaa